AGACATTTATATATGCATGATTCACAAATCAGCTCTTCAAAACTCTTTTTTCACAATTAAAATACTTGAAGCATCGTtttgaaggagaaaaaaaaaactcttgcACCATCTATTATATATTTGATaagctaatatatatatatatatatatatatatatatgtatatatatattgtaattgAATTCTTTTAAGTGTTTCTTGTTGCTATTAACTACTATCACTGGTTTACATAAATTAACTttttgagaaagaaaacaatttggTCTTTGAATTTTTCTGAGGAATTCCATAAGAAAACACTACATCATGCATTTGATTTATTAACTAATGCAAACGAAGAACATATATAGTCAATGATCATGAAAAGGAAGGGGTGTAGTCGAAAAGGGAGAAAATTATGCAAAAGGCATCCCATACTTTGCTTTTTTCCACACCgatcattcatttttttaacaCTTGGATTTGACCctcatcatttttcttcttcttcttctttattcttGTGAACAACTTTATCCTGAATCCTAATCACAGTTTGGTGAGTGTTTTAACTTCTGAttgaaaaaagataaaaaaccGTGTGGGACGATTCTTCTTTAAGGATAATTGGCAGTGCTTAAAACTCTTGATTAGTTCAAAcatcaaaagcacttaaagctccgttttgaagaaaaaataaaataataaaatttatgcACCTGATTGTTATTGTACTTGACTACCATAGCCTATCAGCTaagcggtttttttttttttttttttttttcactcgtTAAGCGGTTCTCACAAAATATTATCAATTGTTAGGGTAAACTGAAATAAATGgtgatttttttaaatcattggAAGATAATCAGGTTGCTTATATTACCCAAATGATAATTTAGTTTATGAGCTAGAACCATAATATGTGGCCAACTACTGAAGCATAAGTTTTGTGTTAAAAGAAGATGTGAGGTTTGTGAAGTTTGGCAATAACCAAGGTTATCATCATACACAAACCCAATGGAAGTATCAAATTACATGGAAAGACAAGAAAAAtctaagagaaagagagagagaatcagaTATAAAAATTAGTGCCATAACTGTTTTGGGGACAAACAGACAGTTTCTTCTATGATCCCAATCTTCTACCCTAAGTGTAGGCTTTATACATAAAAAggttgattagcataacacctTTATTCTAATTAATATGGGAATAAGAATACCAGAGAGttctttttatttcattaattagtCTCTTAAACCTAACCAAGTTAGTAAGAAACGCTTAAAACCCAAACTATAGAATACAAAACTCCTTATATATAGTGTCATTACAGTTGAGTGCAATAAAATTTGCGCTCACAGTTCTATCCGTTCAAAATAGAGCTTAcatattaaaataacaattgtGTAAAATATTTGTACCTGCTTTCTCCTTATGCACATCttattattcatttatttttgttacttaatttaagAGTAGGTTAAGTCTCTgggctagccataataatgtgattcaaaatcGCATTTgcaagaatcaaacttaaaatctctcatttacaaatataaagaaataccactaaatcgTAGTTAAGCAACAATTCTTCATTAATTTCTTAAGATTctattgtaaaaaataaataagagtgtatatttaagagaaaaaggctcccataaagaaaagaaaaggtgaaCAGCATAATTATCATTAAAAAGTAGACAAGACCTTGAAATTATGCAAACATGCAAAAAACTGCTCATCACCACCCACCCCATTATTTACTTTCATTGGTTTCAACTTTCCCTATCTATAAGAACCTCCCCACTCTCACCACCCACAAACACCACATACCATTAAAGATGCAAAACCTGGAACTTtgcactttcttcttcctctcttcccTCTTTTTCTCCACAACTTTGGCTCAATATTCATGGAGCCAAAACAGACAATTCAACCAGGCCAAAAACTACGAGGGTTCATCTGATCTGGTGGACCTTCAGTACCACATGGGTCCTGTCCTTGCTTCTCCTATCAACCTTTATGTTATATGGTATGGCCAGTGGAACCCTAATCACCAATCCACCGTTAGAGACTTCCtctactctctctcctctcctgcTCCGTACCCTTCTGTTGCTGATTGGTGGAGCACTGTGAGGCTCTACACTGACCAGACTGGCTCAAACATCACTAGAACCATTGCTCTCTCCGGCGAGTTTTACGATTCTTCCTACTCCCATGGAAGCTATCTCAGCCGTCTTTCGATGCAGTCCATCATAAAAAATGCCGTCACTTCACATCGAGGAGCCTTGCCTCTCAACCCGAGAAACGGGGTCTACTTAATTTTGAGCTCTTCTGATGTTAGGGTTCAAGACTTCTGCAGGGCGGTTTGTGGTTTTCACTACTTCACATTTCCAACCCTAGTTGGTGTGACTGTGCCGTATGCATGGGTGGGTTATAGCGGGAGTCAGTGTCCGGGCGTCTGCGCCTACCCTTTTGCCTGGCCCAAGTACTCAGGCCGGCCGCCACCAGGCACACCTGGAGGCAACAACATTATGCGCGCGCCCAATGGGGACGCGGGCTCTGATGGGATGATAAATGTGATAGCTCATGAGCTAGCGGAGGTATCGAGTAACCCGCTTGTGAATGCGTGGTACGCAGGTGATGATCCGACTGCACCGACAGAAATTGCTGACTTGTGTATGGGGGTGTATGGGAGTGGTGGGGGTGGAGGGTATGTAGGGGTTGTTTCAAAGGACAAATGGGGAAATGGGTTCAATGTGAATGGGGTGAAAGGAAGGAAGTTTCTGGTGCAGTGGATTTGGAACCCTGTTACAAGAAGATGCTTTGGTCCCAATGCTATGGACTAGGAGGAGGAAGGAACTGTGGTTAACAGCTGCTTAATGCTTTTGTGCAAAAGTACTTATGGATCTCTTTCTTGCTTTTGAGGTCAGAGgcggaagagagagagagagagagagagagagagagagagatgtaatCTAATGAATCAAAAGGGTGGATGGCCCTACTGGTAAAGGGATTAGGGATTTGGCCTGCTTGATTTGTTGGGAATTATTAGCGATTTTAAAGGAGACTAGACAAAAGCACTTTCATGCTTTGCTTGTTCTATTTATaggctgctttttttttttttttttttttacgtaatGCATCATTGTTGTAGAAATACAGTGCCCTTGTAAAGGAACTATTTGCAATTGTAGCGCCATATGAATAAATAAGATTATGCAGGGGTGGGCACACTGCGATGCGGTTCCACCCTTAAATCGGAACCGGAACCGGAAAATATcaacggttcggtttggtgCGATTctacttaaatttattactagaacCGTACTGTTC
This genomic stretch from Pyrus communis chromosome 2, drPyrComm1.1, whole genome shotgun sequence harbors:
- the LOC137726665 gene encoding protein EXORDIUM-like 7 yields the protein MQKTAHHHPPHYLLSLVSTFPIYKNLPTLTTHKHHIPLKMQNLELCTFFFLSSLFFSTTLAQYSWSQNRQFNQAKNYEGSSDLVDLQYHMGPVLASPINLYVIWYGQWNPNHQSTVRDFLYSLSSPAPYPSVADWWSTVRLYTDQTGSNITRTIALSGEFYDSSYSHGSYLSRLSMQSIIKNAVTSHRGALPLNPRNGVYLILSSSDVRVQDFCRAVCGFHYFTFPTLVGVTVPYAWVGYSGSQCPGVCAYPFAWPKYSGRPPPGTPGGNNIMRAPNGDAGSDGMINVIAHELAEVSSNPLVNAWYAGDDPTAPTEIADLCMGVYGSGGGGGYVGVVSKDKWGNGFNVNGVKGRKFLVQWIWNPVTRRCFGPNAMD